The DNA region ttttaattcatttCTAATAAGTTGATAATACATTTCTAACGAGTGCTCTAGAAGTATTTTTTTACATAAGCAAACTTAATGCATTTCAATTATTAATTGTTGTTCAATACAAGAGGAAAATTAAATTAAACAAACTAAGCATAGTTTAAGAATGGACCGTTTTAATTAATAAGTGGGCAAATGAATTTACTTGATGTTTGACAAACTTTATCTCAAAGTTGGAAATATATTGTAAAAGACTCTTAAGAGACATAGTGATAAGACAAAATTCCGAACTACCCCATAATTGGCATGGATAGTTTGGACCACTGTTTGAGAGTCGTTTTCAAAGATCACATAATCCAGTTGCAACCAGATGGCTGCTTGAACAACTTCTTTTATGGCCAAGGCTTCAACTTCTATAATCAATAAAAGATCAACATCCAACGATATACCTCCAATGATGAATCTACCAAGACAATCTCTAACACACCAATCCTTATTAGTTGTTCCTTTCTGTTTATTGAAGTCTGCATCGACACTACATTTCACCCACCCTTCATTAGGCGGATTCCACATCATTTGGTTGTTGTGGGAGTCGATATCACTCACATGATTATCTTGAGATTTAAACCAATCATGGCAAGTATGATACGCTTGCAATCCTAACTTGGACTCCTCATCTCTATCATTATTCCAAATCACATTATTTATGTTATTCTAAAGGACCTAAATCAAAATTGTAACTCTCCACGTAGTCCTCTTatcttcttaactacaaatgTCAAGAATAAGGGTCTAAGCATCATTAAAATTTTGAAGACGAGGTTCTATGATAGAAGACAAACCAGTTAGTTTTCAACTTTGATAGTGACCATGCAACCAAAGAACACATGCCAATCATCATCTTCGATATTCTCAGACAAATTACAATGAGATGGATAAGGGACAAAATATTGTCGAAGCTTATTCCGAGTTGGGAGGCAGCCCCTACATACACGTCATAATAGATGTTTGGCTCTTAGTGGTGTCGTAATGTTCCACAAGCTACCCCAATCCCCTTCCACACTATGGTTAATCTAGGTTGATTGGAATCTCCTAACCAACCTATAAATAGTTATGAAACTATAATTACCGTTTTGTTCTTCTTTCCACACCCTACAATCTTCTATCACTTCCTCCAAGAGTGGTACCTTCAAAATATCGTTAGCAACATCATGGTTAAACAAATGTCGAATTTTATAGACATCCCACTGTTTAACATGTGTCATCATTATATATTTAATAGTAACATTATAAGCATATTGTCCTTAAGGGCCTCTTAAGCAACCTTCTTCATTACCTTTTAACCTAGGCTCAGTCATGACTTTAATATTACTCCCATCACTAATACTCCACTTACACCCAAGGTTCAAAACATTCCTTGTTTTCCATAAACTTATCCAAGAAAAACTCAGATTAATGTTCTTGTGAATAATGTATTTGAGGCATTTAATAGCACTATATTAATAGCAAGagataaaataatattaactATGTGTGAATGGATAAGAAACTATCTCATGAATAGGAATGCCAACTTAAGAGAAAGGATTGATAGATGGAATTATAGGATAATGCCTAGACCTAGACTTAGGTTGGATAAGGAAGTGGAACATGCAGGGAATTGGACCCCTAGTTGGTGGTGACACATTATGGCAAGTTGAACATACCCATACCATGAATAGTTTCATTGTGGATACATCAAAGAAAACATTCACATGTAACTGTTGGGAACTAGTGGACATTCCTTGTAGACATGTCGTCGCTGCATTAGGTTTTAGGAACCAATCCCCCAAAGATTTTGTTGATGACTATTATTCCAAAGATACTTAGGAGAAATGTTATGGTTATAATCTAAGTCTTATTAATGGACAAGACATGTGGTCGGAGGTTGACATGGAAGAGATGTTGTCTCCATCATATAAAAGAGGACCTGAACGACCAAAGAAGCTGAGGAGGAGGGAATCTGATGAGGACCCTAATAAGGTAAGAACACAAACAACTTATTGTTGCACAAGATGTGGTGTACATGGATATGATGCAGGAAGTTGTACAAGTCAGGTACTTGACCTCGAAGCTAAAAAAAGAAAGGTATTGGAATCTCTGTAATTGATATTTTATTAATGCCATTGATATGTTACAAATGTTCTGACTTGATTGTCTAGAGAAAGCCAAAGAAAACAGCAACAGGACAATGACCAACTCAAACTGTAAAACAAGAACAAACTCAACCTACTGAAGCTGAAACTGCAACACAGGAACAACCACAACCAAATGAAACTCAAATTGATGTTGACCCTGAGTTTGAAATGCTTGCTGCAAATCTTGCATCCGCATTTGAGGCAACTCAAACTCAACCAAATCTTGTTGTTAATGGACCAGTTGCATCTGCACCAAGTCATAGTGCATCAATTACACCAGCTCAAGGTGAACCTGTTACATCTTCACAAACTGATGATGCACCTACTACACCTGCTTATACCACCCCAAGAGTTCTTAAACTAGTTGAGTTTAATATACCATTTCACAATGATTGGAATTATTCTATTGATGTCTTGCACCTCTAATATTCTATATTTTACAGAAAAATAAGACATACAAACCAAATGTTGCAAGAAAATTGGAATTAAGGAGAAGTGACAAGACAAGGGTCCTAAGATGTAAAGACCTGATAGGAAAAGGAAGTAATCAATCACAACCTATGGATGTGGACAAGGCTCCATAAGCATCTTGTTGGTGTCTTGCACCTTTATTGTATTTTGAGACTAAAGTCTATGCCCTTTGACTTTATGTAATTCTGAGACATATAACATCATTATGGTTTATTTATGGTGTGTCTTTGTTGTACTTTGAGAAAAAATTATTTGCCTTTTGCCTTTATGTAATTCTGAGACTTCTTTGTGGTTTATGTATGGTGTGTCATTGTTCTATTTTGAGACAACTTTATATGTCTTTATGTTCTACAATATTAAGTAAACGCATAAAATACAGTGATGACATAGAAATATAACATTAAAAAGCAGGGATATAATACAAAAAGCTACAAAAATATAGGGACAGAAATTAAAAATTTTAAACGTTCTGGTTCATTCAATAATGTATCTTTACAGGGACGAAATTTAACAACTACCCTTCTTCTAGGGACTAAAACCAAAAATAAATTACAGACATGATGAACATGACAATCACTACCATTTCTGGTAAGCAAAGAACAAACACCATGAAAGAGTCAACAAAAGCTTAAACATTTTGGTCTTCTTCCTTTCATTTTCCAACTTCAATTTCGTCTTCTTCTTTTTCCTAGCTTCAAGATCTTTAATGATGCAACCAAACTCCTGAACAAACTCTGAGCAATTGCATCTGATTGAGTTTTTGTATTCTGTTGATGTGCTACGTTCAACTTCATCATCCCATATGAAAAGCGAGAAACCTAATCCCGAATTAGAACACTTCCAGAATCTTCTTTTAGGGGTTTTAGTTGAATTTTAGATGAACATCCTCATTGCTTTATTGCAACCACAAACTGGAATTTCAGACACAGAGGAATTACCTACAGATAATGTTGTCATGGTTGAATCTGCACTAGGTTTGAATAGAGTGACAAGAGAGGAAGAAGCGACGAATATTtgaagagaagaagaagagatgCAAATTTGTGTCTTTTTTTGGATTTAGTCCTTTTTTTTAATTCCCTTCCACTTAGTTTTCCACGTATTATCCCCATATAATTATAAAACAATTCCATGTGTGCGTCGTTTGTCCAGTCACCTTTTTTTGTAACAGAAATCTATCTCCAAGGACTAACGCCAACAGAAAAGTGAGATATAGGTACTCAGATAAAAAAAAGATACAGAGACCAAATTCAAAAACAGGCTAACTTACAGCGACGAAGAGACTATTTAAGCCAAAAAGATATAAAACATCATAAATGCGTAATTGTCAAGACAAATCTTAATTTAGTATAAATTGTATATTTCTTATGTTACTTCATGTCTAAGTAAGCTAATGAGTGTGTGAGAGTATAATAGTAATAAACAAGTAATTTTTACACTTATCGGTCACTATCATTTTTTGATATGTTAAATAAATCAGCATGCAAAAGATCTAGCGATTGAGTTTCCCAATATAAAATTTTGAAAGTACAAACTTTATGATGATTTCCAAAAATGAAAGCAAACAAATGTACGTTTTAAAACAAAATGTTTTATAACCACTATTAAAGAGTTGGAGCTTCGCCACCTAAACATATTTGAACCTTAGGTACCGAAAACCCTAGTGGAAACTATTACAAATGATATTCAATAGATTTATTTGAACTTCATTTTTATCAAACAAGGACGATAGTCTTAATACCTTGTATTTTGATCTAGAGCTCAAATTCAAATTATTGTCAGAGTACTTTCGGGTAATAGCGTGATGGGGGTGTTGATTGGAGTATTTGTCCTCGTCTGAGGACTTGCAAACACTTTGATACCCAAACTACTATTGAGAGTTGGTAATTTTAAGTTTGCATGACCTTGAAGTTATGGTAGTGGGATTGGATCAGCCAAAAGTCCAATCTAAAAAAGTCACTTTAGGTAATGACTTTAATTAACCATTTACTGATTAGGAATCCCCTTTTAGGATTGTTGTCGATTTAATCACTTATTTATCCATTAAAATAAATTACCACCAAACTTCTTAATATATCCTTTTCTTTTTAATAAATTGTACTAGTAAATGGCATATTTGTAATTAACAAAtactaaaaaaaattaaaactaCCTCATTTTGTCACCTCATTCATTTCTCACTTTTTACTTTTAACTTTCTCACTCTTCATTTTCTTCTCTTAATTCAAATTTCCAATTTTTCTCACATTTTTTTCCTCACACTTTCTCactttcattttaatttttccccactccattttctttttcttattttattgTTTAAGTATAAATAGAAAAATTTGAACCTCTTTTTAATTTAATGAAGAAGAAAACAGAAAAATGTTGAATTTTTAAAAACACAAAAtttaactaaaataaaaaaataattattatctatagaaaaatatttataatttatatgatTATTGTTCATTTTATAATTAAGTGACTCAATTGAAATTGACATGTGTATCTAAATACATTTTAGACTGTATCAAATTGGATAACACTTAATTTAAGAGACACTTTTCATTTCGTGTGTCACTATCAGGAcaatatctattttattttaatcaacaATTGTCTTTATTTAAGAGACACAAATTTTATTTTTAGATGTggattttttttttctttctccaTCTAACAGATCTCTTTTTTTATATCATTATTTAAGACAAGTGAGTTTATATGATCATTGTTCATTTTACATTTAAGTAACAAATTATAAATTGACATGTGTATCTAAAAATATTTTACATTGTATAAAATTTAATATCACTCAATAATGGTGTACACTACTAACTTTCATTTTACAGGTCATTGTTAAGAcaatatctattttattttaaccaacaattcttcaaaaaaaaatcatttcaAATTTATACGTGTATCTAAAGATATTTTATACCGTATATAAATAAATTTACCAGTGCGTTGGCACAAGTAGCTTGCTAGTTGGTTATATAAATGATTATTTTGAGGATGAAGTTGACTTGTAAAGGTAGGCGGGTCGACCTTGAGTAAGGGCAAGACGACCCTTAGCCCGGGACCTCCAAATTAATGGATCTCATTTTGtattaaaaaagaaaaatatatattaaatattatattaaataaataaataataaaaaataaatttgaATTTATCATTGGTCAGACAATAGATGGTTGATTTTTAAACATGGTGGTAAAAGTTGTGGGTTCAATCCTCTTTGTACTTTTTAATTACTGTTGTATAGTTGTTGACATGTCAATGTCGTGCACGATGTTTGTATTGTGTATGATGTTGAAGGCGCGCATACCGTTGAAGTTTTGGTTTTCTGAACATGGAATGATGTATTTATGTGGACTATATAGAAGATTCTAGTATGCTTTTTCAAGAATCTTTAGCATAAGATCATTCTTTCTTTGTTAATTTCATCATTTCATACACATTTTTTTCAATTACTTACTTTTACAATTTTGAGTAATGTTATGAATAATTAGCATTATAATCTAACCACCACATGTTGTTTTTTAATTTTATTCGTATCTTATAGATTGTCACTATTATAATATATATTTCCTTATTAGTTAGTCATCAATTATGTTCTTcatattatttttattgtttttaaattCAATTTTGTTAGTGTCGATATCTTATATGTTATCATTAGTATAAAATATATCATTAATGTAGGTACCATCGTGAAGATATTTTATTGTTCATCTAGTGTGATAGTTTTCTCCTCTGATAACTTTGATAAGGTTGTTTTAGATGAAACAAAAGATGTTCTAGTGGAGTTCTATGCACCATGGTATGTATAGATTAATGCGATCTTCTGTAACTTTATGATATGATgatcatttttcattttcaatatttctgaatcttattttttttataaattcaTTATTGTATTTAGGTGTGGTCATTGCAAGATTTATCATTATACTGTTTATACTATTTATTTAGATTTATAAAAATGTTTTTGTAGTATTCAGGTTGGAAGAAAAAACAATTATAACTAATATGGACATTGACGAATAGAAGGATTTGGTAGAAAAATGTTGATAATAATATAAAAGATTCACGTTTCATCAAAGAATAGAAGGATTTGGTAGAAAAATGTTGATAATAATATAAAAGATTCACGTTTCATCAAATGAGAGTTATCGTTTGATGAACTTTATATTATTCTAAAACAAACAAGCTTAAATATATTTTGAAAAAATAGCAATAGAAGAAATTAGTAAAAATAATTAGATGTTGGAATGTAAATAGCCATGTAAGATAAGATAAATAAAACACGATTACTCTATTGTCACAAAAATAAGGTACAAGATCGATTTTTTCGCGAGTGCTCTAATGAAAGAATGTTTATTACATTGCATTTTCTATAATTGAAGTTATGTTATCTATTTCGCGTCAAACTTTATCAACTTATCAAAAATTATTCAAAGGCTAGTAATCTCTCTTCAGATTTCATTTTCCCAACTGTTTTTTCTAACCAAAAACTTACCTCTATCAACCATTGTTGATGTTCTATTTCGAATCTTTACTCATCCATTCTAATCCCATAACCAAATTATAACAGCATTCTCTGATACAATTCATCTCAAACGTTATCGATAATAGTTATCTATTAATCATGGGTGAAAGTCTACAAAGAAATGAAAGTTTGGATATGATTTTGAATGTAAAGAGAGACGCCGCAGAAAAGTTGGATGAATCAATGGTTGAAGATCGTGTCCCTCTTTTGCAGAAGGTGAGTCTACAATAATGTTTAAAAAAATGAATTGTATAACACATATGatatttgaattaaaatcatGATTAAAATTATGGTTATGTTTATTGTTGAATATAGTTGGTAGCAGAGGTGGTGGGAACATTCTTTTTAATATTTGTGGGATGTGGTTGTGTAGTTGTAAACCTTAACAATGATAATGTGGTGACACTTCCTGGAGTCGCAATTGTTTGGGGACTCGCCGTCGTTGTATTGGTGTATTCTCTTGGTCATATCTCCGGTGCTCATTTTAATCCCGCTGTCACCATTGCTCATGCCTCTAGCAGAAGATTTCCATTGATGCAGGTGAATTACCAAAACCAAACATATATAACATGATGTTGTTATTGTAACCTATGTTCTAGAACTATTCATTTTCATTTACTTTTTACATGTAGGTGCCAACATATATAATTGCTCAACTCCTTGGATCAACACTTGCGAGTGGAGCTCTCAAGCTTATATTCAATGGCAAAGAAAACCAGTTTGTGGGAACACTTCCTTCTGGTTCCGACCTTCAAGCTTTTGTGATTGAGTTTATAATCACTTTCTACCTTATGTTCATCGTTTCTGGAGTTGCCACGGATGATAGAGCGGTAAAGTTCATGATTCTTTATAATAACATATTTTGAAATTTGCAGTATATAATATGTGTTTAAAGCttttaaatattaattagttATATTTATTTATGTAGATAAGTGAATTGGCGGGACTTGTAGTTGGATCTACAATTACTTTGAGTGTTTTGTTTGCTGGGTATTACTCTTAAAATCTTAATAAATTATATATGGATTATTAAGTGCAACAAGTTTTGCGAGAATTAAATTTAAAACTAACTTTTGAGTGAAAATATGTTTTACAGGCCAATCACAGGAGCATCAATGAATCCTGCGAGAAGTTTGGGGCCATCTATTGTGCACCATGAATATAGAGGAATATGGATATATTTGGTGTCTCCTGTTTTAGGAGCTTTGGCTGGAACATGGACATATAACTTCGTCAAATTTACAAACACACCAGTAGGTGGGCTTACCGAGAGTAATTCATTTCTTAAAGGTTCCAGAAGCCTGTGATTATAAATGAATTTAAATTCATTTTCTTGTTTTGAATATATCCATGTATTAGGATCCAAATGTAGAGGAAAGAATTATTGCTTTTAGTGTGCAAAGTAATCTTGTATAGTACATACAACTAAAGTAAATGAAAAGTTTAACTTTTCATATTTTTTCCTTAAGCAAGATATTTATTAGCATTTAAAACATGTTGCTTCTAGTCTAATCTACATTGATATTGTTGTGATATAATTCAAGTTGTAGTCCAAGCCTAAGTTAGTTAGGGTTAAGGTTTATCATCTTAGTTACTTAGTATACAAGTAATATAGTTGTATATATACACTTAATTGTAATTTAGTTTTAACGGTTTTCAATAAGAACAATTCATCAATTACTTTTCATTCTCTCTCGTTCTTTTCCTCACTCAAAGTGTCTCACGCACTAACAAATTGGCATATAGAAGTCCAATTAGTTTCTTGATCGTGTTTTTGAGAATCACATGTCGGTGATCGTTTTTTCGGGATCATGGGTTGTTAATCACATTTTGCTGCAAAGATGAATGGTAACAATGGCATTTCGaattctcttccaattcttgacgACAAGAATTGAATTTGATAGAGAAAACAGATGCAATCACTATTTGGCTTTCTTGAAATCCTAGAAGTGGTTACTAATGACATCTCTGAGCTTGCTGAGAATGCAACGGATGCTCAAAGAGTCACAAACAAGGAGGCCAAGAAGAAAGACTGCAAGGTTGAGTTTTATATTCAATCGGCGGTAGACGCAATGAACGTTGATCGGATTTCTCATGTTGAATTGGCGAATGAGACATGGGATATTCTTGTCAAGTATTGCGAAGGAGGTGAGAAGGTTTAAATCATTAAATTGCAGGCGTTGTGAAGGCAGTATGAATTATTGTAGATGGAAAAGGAAGAAAAGACTGCAGGCTATGTCTCGAAGGTGCGTAATCTTGTCCATATCATGAAAGGTTTTGGTGAAACcctaactgataagatgatagttgagaagTTAATGTGTACgttgacctctcactttgatcacgTTATCGTAGTCATTCAAGAATCTAACAATCTTGAAACCATGAAACTGGAAGATTTGTTTGGTTCATTGGAGACATGTGAGACGAGGATCGTCGAAAGTAAAGGTGTTCAAGATTCGATACAAGCACTAGAGGCTTAGACATGGAAGAAACATATTGTTTCCAACAAGTTCAAGGGAAAAG from Lathyrus oleraceus cultivar Zhongwan6 chromosome 1, CAAS_Psat_ZW6_1.0, whole genome shotgun sequence includes:
- the LOC127109305 gene encoding nodulin-26; the protein is MGESLQRNESLDMILNVKRDAAEKLDESMVEDRVPLLQKLVAEVVGTFFLIFVGCGCVVVNLNNDNVVTLPGVAIVWGLAVVVLVYSLGHISGAHFNPAVTIAHASSRRFPLMQVPTYIIAQLLGSTLASGALKLIFNGKENQFVGTLPSGSDLQAFVIEFIITFYLMFIVSGVATDDRAISELAGLVVGSTITLSVLFAGPITGASMNPARSLGPSIVHHEYRGIWIYLVSPVLGALAGTWTYNFVKFTNTPVGGLTESNSFLKGSRSL